One Alligator mississippiensis isolate rAllMis1 chromosome 12, rAllMis1, whole genome shotgun sequence DNA window includes the following coding sequences:
- the ZXDC gene encoding zinc finger protein ZXDC isoform X4: protein METQGLPAAEAARARPGAQHGGAEPPPPPGPRRPPPPPDPPAAAASSSSSGLYVSFPVLLLDDKPEPPPPAPSPPAPGGSEGLLLVLEPPAPPPPPPAADSAAPGAFSGTITINNQSLLLRLEGGVLTLGDPPPPSSPRPPQPPPPPCCAERPPGGPDGEAEAEAEAEAGRAARPFVCPVPGCAWAFGTAYKLRRHLHSHDKLRPFACAAPGCAKRFTTVYNLRAHGRAHEQEAAHKCEACGQRFPGAARLAAHRRRAHLEPERPYRCDYPGCERTFITVSALFSHNRAHFREQEQFSCSFPGCNKQYDKACRLKIHMRSHTGERPFICDFEGCGWSFTSMSKLLRHKRKHEDDRRFTCPVEGCGKSFTRAEHLKGHSITHLGTKPFECPVEGCCAKFSARSSLYIHSKKHLQDVDSLKTRCPVSSCNKLFTSKHSMKTHMVKQHNFSPDLLTQLEATCSLTPSSELTSPGQSDLSNIDLVSLFSNVSGNNSGISTDMALVNSGIVTIDVASVGSTLGGNLPVSSSSLNQTVDPLILVAGNDIPQSLDSSLLLGTPTTVLQQSTLNLDDVQTVNAEALGSLASLSVRNSSQDMHGLTSSNNLTIDTATLTPSSSLGGSNVPELLAPTKVERNLLPNSDVVGQQEGSKVVTQFVFSNPPGSYSAQKEMDLSTVTGSSFLESGGSARTDYRAIQLAKKRKQKGNGSSTGTYKELFTVKK, encoded by the exons ATGGAAACGCAGGGGCTGCCCGCGGCGGAGGCggcccgcgcccggcccggcgcCCAACATGGCGGCGCcgagcccccgcccccgcccgggccccgccgcccgccgccgccgcccgaccCGCCCGCTGCCGCTGCCTCGTCCTCCTCCTCCGGCCTCTACGTGAGCTTCCCCGTGCTGCTGCTGGACGACAAgccggagccgccgccgcccgcccccaGCCCGCCAGCGCCGGGCGGCAGCgaggggctgctgctggtgctggagccGCCCGcgccccccccgccgccgcccgcggcCGACAGCGCCGCGCCCGGCGCCTTCTCCGGCACCATCACCATCAACAACCAGAGCCTGCTGCTGCGCCTGGAGGGCGGCGTCCTCACGCTGGGCGACCCGCCGCCGCCATCTTCCCCGCGCccgccgcagccgccgccgccgccatgttGCGCCGAGCGGCCGCCGGGCGGGCCCGACGGGGAGGctgaggccgaggccgaggcggAGGCGGGGCGGGCGGCGCGGCCCTTCGTGTGCCCCGTGCCGGGCTGCGCCTGGGCCTTCGGCACGGCCTACAAGCTGCGGCGCCACCTGCACTCGCACGACAAGCTGCGGCCCTTCGCCTGCGCCGCGCCGGGCTGCGCCAAGCGCTTCACCACCGTCTACAACCTGCGCGCCCACGGCCGCGCCCACGAGCAGGAGGCGGCGCACAAGTGCGAGGCCTGCGGGCAGCGCTTCCCCGGCGCCGCGCGCCTCGCCGCCCACCGCCGCCGCGCCCACCTCGAGCCCGAGCGGCCCTACCGCTGCGACTACCCCG GTTGCGAGAGGACTTTTATCACAGTGAGTGCATTATTTTCTCATAATCGAGCCCACTTCAGAGAGCAAGAACAGTTCTCCTGTTCTTTCCCTGGCTGTAACAAGCAGTATGACAAAGCCTGCCGACTGAAAATCCACATGAGAAGTCACACAG GAGAAAGGCCTTTTATCTGTGACTTTGAGGGCTGTGGCTGGTCTTTCACCAGCATGTCCAAGCTACTAAGACATAAAAG GAAGCATGAAGATGACAGGAGGTTTACATGTCCTGTAGAAGGTTGTGGGAAATCCTTCACAAGAGCAGAACACTTGAAAGGCCACAGTATTACTCACCTTGGTACAAAACCATTTGAATGCCCAGTGGAAG GTTGTTGTGCAAAGTTTTCTGCACGCAGTAGCTTGTATATTCATTCTAAGAAACATCTGCAGGAtgtggattccttgaagacccgTTGCCCTGTGTCCAGTTGTAATAAATTGTTCACATCCAAGCATAGCATGAAGACGCACATGGTGAAACAGCACAATTTCAGTCCAG ATCTTTTAACCCAGCTTGAAGCAACCTGTTCTCTCACACCTAGCAGTGAACTGACCAGTCCAGGACAAAGTGACCTCAGCAACATAGACCTTGTGTCACTTTTCTCCAATGTGTCTGGCAACAATTCTGGAATTTCAACAGACATGGCACTCGTGAACTCTGGGATAGTTACTATTGATGTTGCTTCAGTGGGTTCCACACTTGGAGGAAATCTTCCTGTCAGTAGCAGTTCCCTAAATCAGACTGTTGACCCTTTGATACTGGTGGCTGGTAATGATATTCCACAAAGTCTGGACAGTTCTCTCTTGCTGGGAACCCCTACTACAGTTCTGCAGCAAAGCACTTTAAATCTGGACGATGTACAGACTGTAAATGCAGAAGCCTTGGGTTCACTAGCATCTTTATCAGTGAGGAATTCCAGTCAAGATATGCATGGTTTGACATCCAGCAATAATCTAACAATAGACACTGCCACTTTGACCCCGTCCAGCAGCCTGGGTGGAAGCAACGTGCCTGAGTTACTCGCTCCAACAAAGGTTGAACGAAATTTGCTTCCCAATTCAGATGTTGTTGGCCAACAGGAAGGCAGTAAAGTCGTGACACAGTTTGTATTCTCTAACCCCCCGG
- the ZXDC gene encoding zinc finger protein ZXDC isoform X5: METQGLPAAEAARARPGAQHGGAEPPPPPGPRRPPPPPDPPAAAASSSSSGLYVSFPVLLLDDKPEPPPPAPSPPAPGGSEGLLLVLEPPAPPPPPPAADSAAPGAFSGTITINNQSLLLRLEGGVLTLGDPPPPSSPRPPQPPPPPCCAERPPGGPDGEAEAEAEAEAGRAARPFVCPVPGCAWAFGTAYKLRRHLHSHDKLRPFACAAPGCAKRFTTVYNLRAHGRAHEQEAAHKCEACGQRFPGAARLAAHRRRAHLEPERPYRCDYPGCERTFITVSALFSHNRAHFREQEQFSCSFPGCNKQYDKACRLKIHMRSHTGERPFICDFEGCGWSFTSMSKLLRHKRKHEDDRRFTCPVEGCGKSFTRAEHLKGHSITHLGTKPFECPVEGCCAKFSARSSLYIHSKKHLQDVDSLKTRCPVSSCNKLFTSKHSMKTHMVKQHNFSPDLLTQLEATCSLTPSSELTSPGQSDLSNIDLVSLFSNVSGNNSGISTDMALVNSGIVTIDVASVGSTLGGNLPVSSSSLNQTVDPLILVAGNDIPQSLDSSLLLGTPTTVLQQSTLNLDDVQTVNAEALGSLASLSVRNSSQDMHGLTSSNNLTIDTATLTPSSSLGGSNVPELLAPTKVERNLLPNSDVVGQQEGSKVVTQFVFSNPPGSYSAQKEMDLSTVTGSSFLESGGSARTDYRAIQLAKKRKQKGNGSSTDEMCSMAH, encoded by the exons ATGGAAACGCAGGGGCTGCCCGCGGCGGAGGCggcccgcgcccggcccggcgcCCAACATGGCGGCGCcgagcccccgcccccgcccgggccccgccgcccgccgccgccgcccgaccCGCCCGCTGCCGCTGCCTCGTCCTCCTCCTCCGGCCTCTACGTGAGCTTCCCCGTGCTGCTGCTGGACGACAAgccggagccgccgccgcccgcccccaGCCCGCCAGCGCCGGGCGGCAGCgaggggctgctgctggtgctggagccGCCCGcgccccccccgccgccgcccgcggcCGACAGCGCCGCGCCCGGCGCCTTCTCCGGCACCATCACCATCAACAACCAGAGCCTGCTGCTGCGCCTGGAGGGCGGCGTCCTCACGCTGGGCGACCCGCCGCCGCCATCTTCCCCGCGCccgccgcagccgccgccgccgccatgttGCGCCGAGCGGCCGCCGGGCGGGCCCGACGGGGAGGctgaggccgaggccgaggcggAGGCGGGGCGGGCGGCGCGGCCCTTCGTGTGCCCCGTGCCGGGCTGCGCCTGGGCCTTCGGCACGGCCTACAAGCTGCGGCGCCACCTGCACTCGCACGACAAGCTGCGGCCCTTCGCCTGCGCCGCGCCGGGCTGCGCCAAGCGCTTCACCACCGTCTACAACCTGCGCGCCCACGGCCGCGCCCACGAGCAGGAGGCGGCGCACAAGTGCGAGGCCTGCGGGCAGCGCTTCCCCGGCGCCGCGCGCCTCGCCGCCCACCGCCGCCGCGCCCACCTCGAGCCCGAGCGGCCCTACCGCTGCGACTACCCCG GTTGCGAGAGGACTTTTATCACAGTGAGTGCATTATTTTCTCATAATCGAGCCCACTTCAGAGAGCAAGAACAGTTCTCCTGTTCTTTCCCTGGCTGTAACAAGCAGTATGACAAAGCCTGCCGACTGAAAATCCACATGAGAAGTCACACAG GAGAAAGGCCTTTTATCTGTGACTTTGAGGGCTGTGGCTGGTCTTTCACCAGCATGTCCAAGCTACTAAGACATAAAAG GAAGCATGAAGATGACAGGAGGTTTACATGTCCTGTAGAAGGTTGTGGGAAATCCTTCACAAGAGCAGAACACTTGAAAGGCCACAGTATTACTCACCTTGGTACAAAACCATTTGAATGCCCAGTGGAAG GTTGTTGTGCAAAGTTTTCTGCACGCAGTAGCTTGTATATTCATTCTAAGAAACATCTGCAGGAtgtggattccttgaagacccgTTGCCCTGTGTCCAGTTGTAATAAATTGTTCACATCCAAGCATAGCATGAAGACGCACATGGTGAAACAGCACAATTTCAGTCCAG ATCTTTTAACCCAGCTTGAAGCAACCTGTTCTCTCACACCTAGCAGTGAACTGACCAGTCCAGGACAAAGTGACCTCAGCAACATAGACCTTGTGTCACTTTTCTCCAATGTGTCTGGCAACAATTCTGGAATTTCAACAGACATGGCACTCGTGAACTCTGGGATAGTTACTATTGATGTTGCTTCAGTGGGTTCCACACTTGGAGGAAATCTTCCTGTCAGTAGCAGTTCCCTAAATCAGACTGTTGACCCTTTGATACTGGTGGCTGGTAATGATATTCCACAAAGTCTGGACAGTTCTCTCTTGCTGGGAACCCCTACTACAGTTCTGCAGCAAAGCACTTTAAATCTGGACGATGTACAGACTGTAAATGCAGAAGCCTTGGGTTCACTAGCATCTTTATCAGTGAGGAATTCCAGTCAAGATATGCATGGTTTGACATCCAGCAATAATCTAACAATAGACACTGCCACTTTGACCCCGTCCAGCAGCCTGGGTGGAAGCAACGTGCCTGAGTTACTCGCTCCAACAAAGGTTGAACGAAATTTGCTTCCCAATTCAGATGTTGTTGGCCAACAGGAAGGCAGTAAAGTCGTGACACAGTTTGTATTCTCTAACCCCCCGG
- the ZXDC gene encoding zinc finger protein ZXDC isoform X3, translating to METQGLPAAEAARARPGAQHGGAEPPPPPGPRRPPPPPDPPAAAASSSSSGLYVSFPVLLLDDKPEPPPPAPSPPAPGGSEGLLLVLEPPAPPPPPPAADSAAPGAFSGTITINNQSLLLRLEGGVLTLGDPPPPSSPRPPQPPPPPCCAERPPGGPDGEAEAEAEAEAGRAARPFVCPVPGCAWAFGTAYKLRRHLHSHDKLRPFACAAPGCAKRFTTVYNLRAHGRAHEQEAAHKCEACGQRFPGAARLAAHRRRAHLEPERPYRCDYPGCERTFITVSALFSHNRAHFREQEQFSCSFPGCNKQYDKACRLKIHMRSHTGERPFICDFEGCGWSFTSMSKLLRHKRKHEDDRRFTCPVEGCGKSFTRAEHLKGHSITHLGTKPFECPVEGCCAKFSARSSLYIHSKKHLQDVDSLKTRCPVSSCNKLFTSKHSMKTHMVKQHNFSPDLLTQLEATCSLTPSSELTSPGQSDLSNIDLVSLFSNVSGNNSGISTDMALVNSGIVTIDVASVGSTLGGNLPVSSSSLNQTVDPLILVAGNDIPQSLDSSLLLGTPTTVLQQSTLNLDDVQTVNAEALGSLASLSVRNSSQDMHGLTSSNNLTIDTATLTPSSSLGGSNVPELLAPTKVERNLLPNSDVVGQQEGSKVVTQFVFSNPPGSYSAQKEMDLSTVTGSSFLESGGSARTDYRAIQLAKKRKQKGNGSSTGDNCLEELIKNYLQ from the exons ATGGAAACGCAGGGGCTGCCCGCGGCGGAGGCggcccgcgcccggcccggcgcCCAACATGGCGGCGCcgagcccccgcccccgcccgggccccgccgcccgccgccgccgcccgaccCGCCCGCTGCCGCTGCCTCGTCCTCCTCCTCCGGCCTCTACGTGAGCTTCCCCGTGCTGCTGCTGGACGACAAgccggagccgccgccgcccgcccccaGCCCGCCAGCGCCGGGCGGCAGCgaggggctgctgctggtgctggagccGCCCGcgccccccccgccgccgcccgcggcCGACAGCGCCGCGCCCGGCGCCTTCTCCGGCACCATCACCATCAACAACCAGAGCCTGCTGCTGCGCCTGGAGGGCGGCGTCCTCACGCTGGGCGACCCGCCGCCGCCATCTTCCCCGCGCccgccgcagccgccgccgccgccatgttGCGCCGAGCGGCCGCCGGGCGGGCCCGACGGGGAGGctgaggccgaggccgaggcggAGGCGGGGCGGGCGGCGCGGCCCTTCGTGTGCCCCGTGCCGGGCTGCGCCTGGGCCTTCGGCACGGCCTACAAGCTGCGGCGCCACCTGCACTCGCACGACAAGCTGCGGCCCTTCGCCTGCGCCGCGCCGGGCTGCGCCAAGCGCTTCACCACCGTCTACAACCTGCGCGCCCACGGCCGCGCCCACGAGCAGGAGGCGGCGCACAAGTGCGAGGCCTGCGGGCAGCGCTTCCCCGGCGCCGCGCGCCTCGCCGCCCACCGCCGCCGCGCCCACCTCGAGCCCGAGCGGCCCTACCGCTGCGACTACCCCG GTTGCGAGAGGACTTTTATCACAGTGAGTGCATTATTTTCTCATAATCGAGCCCACTTCAGAGAGCAAGAACAGTTCTCCTGTTCTTTCCCTGGCTGTAACAAGCAGTATGACAAAGCCTGCCGACTGAAAATCCACATGAGAAGTCACACAG GAGAAAGGCCTTTTATCTGTGACTTTGAGGGCTGTGGCTGGTCTTTCACCAGCATGTCCAAGCTACTAAGACATAAAAG GAAGCATGAAGATGACAGGAGGTTTACATGTCCTGTAGAAGGTTGTGGGAAATCCTTCACAAGAGCAGAACACTTGAAAGGCCACAGTATTACTCACCTTGGTACAAAACCATTTGAATGCCCAGTGGAAG GTTGTTGTGCAAAGTTTTCTGCACGCAGTAGCTTGTATATTCATTCTAAGAAACATCTGCAGGAtgtggattccttgaagacccgTTGCCCTGTGTCCAGTTGTAATAAATTGTTCACATCCAAGCATAGCATGAAGACGCACATGGTGAAACAGCACAATTTCAGTCCAG ATCTTTTAACCCAGCTTGAAGCAACCTGTTCTCTCACACCTAGCAGTGAACTGACCAGTCCAGGACAAAGTGACCTCAGCAACATAGACCTTGTGTCACTTTTCTCCAATGTGTCTGGCAACAATTCTGGAATTTCAACAGACATGGCACTCGTGAACTCTGGGATAGTTACTATTGATGTTGCTTCAGTGGGTTCCACACTTGGAGGAAATCTTCCTGTCAGTAGCAGTTCCCTAAATCAGACTGTTGACCCTTTGATACTGGTGGCTGGTAATGATATTCCACAAAGTCTGGACAGTTCTCTCTTGCTGGGAACCCCTACTACAGTTCTGCAGCAAAGCACTTTAAATCTGGACGATGTACAGACTGTAAATGCAGAAGCCTTGGGTTCACTAGCATCTTTATCAGTGAGGAATTCCAGTCAAGATATGCATGGTTTGACATCCAGCAATAATCTAACAATAGACACTGCCACTTTGACCCCGTCCAGCAGCCTGGGTGGAAGCAACGTGCCTGAGTTACTCGCTCCAACAAAGGTTGAACGAAATTTGCTTCCCAATTCAGATGTTGTTGGCCAACAGGAAGGCAGTAAAGTCGTGACACAGTTTGTATTCTCTAACCCCCCGG